DNA from Lineus longissimus chromosome 7, tnLinLong1.2, whole genome shotgun sequence:
ttcagaatcaGAGGCCTGGCCCAGCCTTGTGATTTGGCCAAATTCAATTTGATTATTGTGTTGACAAGGACCCCCTCAACCTGCAGTGCTACCCACTAACATTgcgcaatattgtttcgccATGTCGCAAGAAGATTATGTTGCCACTTTAATTAATGTCTTGATGTAAATGGCGATATAACGTACTAAGTGGCGATACAATGTCGTGCAACGTTAGCTTGTGTCTCTGCTGTACTGTTCgagttgtcaatttcttcaataCTGTGATCAATGTTTTGTAAACGTTTTATGAATTTTAGGAAATGGCCAACTCGCGCACCCAGTTCTCTGATGCTCTGTTGAAGCTGGCAAGAGACAGGTTGAACAGTTTCTTCTTGCCAGGTTTGTAACTTTTCTAAAATAATAGATTGCCTCAAAAATAGGGACTATGCCGTTCATATCGCTCTCAGAACGTGTATCAAGTTGCATTGgccatttgaaatgactctTCCTCCACACTTGCTCCCGATAAAACTTGAAAGAAACAGGATGGGAGACTCTTCCACACAAAATCTTTACCTATCCTGGGGCTGCCGCTCTGATTTGAGGTCACTTAGTGCAAAATGTTGCGCCATGACTTTCATTGCATTTAGCATGGTAATAGCCATGTTTTCACCATGACCTTTCTGCACCATTGTTTTGACCGTTCGTGTAGGTTCCTCAAGAGAGAAATGTGTTGATTTTGTGGTGGACGGCAAACACATTGGTTACATCAAACCTGATGTGAAGGAGCAGCTTCTCAAGTATCCAGATGTGTTCGTCGTCAACAACTCGTTGGGGATTGACGATATCCAGTTCCACCCAAATCTCAAGACTTCAGATGATCGTAGCGATCGCCTAGCGACAGTTCTGCAAGAATGGCGGGAGAAATCATGCTTCAGTACATTGAAAGGGTGGAGGAATGAGGTGAGAATGAGACAACTCGGGGACATTGAAGGCCTTTCAGATGCATGATTTTAGGAGCGAGAGGGCCACGTATCCCAAAATTGGCAATTTCAGAGTTTAATTCAATTGTGTTGCTTTTTGTACAATATGGCCTCTTTTATCAAGAcgcctccctattaaggacagcatatcTCAGGTTCAAagatgtccttaatggagaggttctactgtagtttaaTCATGTTTCAGTGTTATGACATCTGGTCTGGCAACCGGACACTCAAGCTGTTCAAAGTAGAGCGATCAGCTGTCGGTAAGTATATGATGATATTAGGATGACGAGATTTAACATATTGCTGTGTAGAAGGTCGAATCAGTTCTGTTCAAAAGTACACAGTTGAGTTAACTGGATATGGATGGGGAGTCTGATAACCAGGGGGAGTGTTTAGCAAGGCGTGGCACCCTGCCTTTTGAAACCTTTCTCTTATTCGCCTGCCTTTTTACATCAGTGACAAATGCATGATGTTTTGACTACAGGAGGCTCCTTATCAAACCCTGCATCCCTGTGAATCaatatgtgggggggggggggttatataccCAGCCATGCCAGCACTCTTCTTTCATCTGCGTTCCGTTGATATGCTGGTCTATAATCTCATTTCAGGTTTATTTGGCTTGGTTCAGTATGGTGTCCACATCAATGGTTATCTTAACCACAGCACCAAGGGCCTGTGTATGTGGATTGGCCGAAGATCTCCTACCAAACAAACCTACCCAGGACTGCTCGACAATATGGTAACTAGGCAGAAAGTTCAAACCCACCAGCGTTCCTTCCATCGATTGGGGGAACTCGTATGCACACTTTCCTGAATGGTAGAGTTGAATATGTTTCCACAGTGAGCTACTGTGCTTCCCTGTGCACCAGATGTCCACGACCTGTCCACGAGTGTCTATAGGCAACAAGGTTTTTTGGATGCTTTAACATTGTCTCGCAGGTTTTGAAATGTCCACAGCGACAGCCAAACTGTGATACTGATCTGTGCCTGTTTTATCGTTTCTCAAGGCTGCGGGTGGTATTACAAGTGGCGATACGGTGATGGTAACAGCCCGCAAAGAATGCCGCGAGGAGGCATCCGTACCCGATGAGATACTTGACCGTTTGAAACCAGCTGGTGTAATCAGGTTAGTGTATCATGGTGGTCGAAGCCGTGGAGATCTTTTCATTCATTGTGAAATGTCTTGCACTGATCGTCTAGAGAAAAGCACATGGCCTAACCCAACAAGAAGCTTCAGTGGCTGTGGCTCCGACTCTCGAtaagcggtcaagaggtccctggtttgatccTCACAGTCGGTGCAAGTCTCCAGGCAGGTAGGTTTCTCTGTCTAACCTGCCTCACTCCATCCAGGAGTCAGTGAAAATAGGTAGCATGCAGTCAGCTCGGGGTGtagcactgattgagcagctcatctgaggagTACTGACAAATATCAGGATAGATGAGGGTCAGTGTGAACTTGGATGGTAACCTATGTCATACTGTAAATCCTAAACCGAAAACTTCTTTTCTTAAACCCGACATAATTTTC
Protein-coding regions in this window:
- the LOC135491343 gene encoding uncharacterized protein LOC135491343 isoform X1, with the translated sequence MKTNVRCWINPLGLAHLPSSDSESEAWPSLEMANSRTQFSDALLKLARDRLNSFFLPGSSREKCVDFVVDGKHIGYIKPDVKEQLLKYPDVFVVNNSLGIDDIQFHPNLKTSDDRSDRLATVLQEWREKSCFSTLKGWRNECYDIWSGNRTLKLFKVERSAVGLFGLVQYGVHINGYLNHSTKGLCMWIGRRSPTKQTYPGLLDNMAAGGITSGDTVMVTARKECREEASVPDEILDRLKPAGVISYFMEEERGLLSEQEFIMDLEVTEDFKPVVSDGEVDKFQLMTIEEVKESVTAGKFKANCGLVIADFMYRHGIITPDNEPHYCEIQQYMHTRLPQS
- the LOC135491343 gene encoding uncharacterized protein LOC135491343 isoform X2, translating into MANSRTQFSDALLKLARDRLNSFFLPGSSREKCVDFVVDGKHIGYIKPDVKEQLLKYPDVFVVNNSLGIDDIQFHPNLKTSDDRSDRLATVLQEWREKSCFSTLKGWRNECYDIWSGNRTLKLFKVERSAVGLFGLVQYGVHINGYLNHSTKGLCMWIGRRSPTKQTYPGLLDNMAAGGITSGDTVMVTARKECREEASVPDEILDRLKPAGVISYFMEEERGLLSEQEFIMDLEVTEDFKPVVSDGEVDKFQLMTIEEVKESVTAGKFKANCGLVIADFMYRHGIITPDNEPHYCEIQQYMHTRLPQS